In the Verrucomicrobiia bacterium genome, one interval contains:
- the truA gene encoding tRNA pseudouridine(38-40) synthase TruA, whose translation MSVSGVVKFKLVIAYEGTRYQGWQVQKIGVGVQQKVEEAFARLLPAPVRVHGSSRTDTGVHAVGMVAHVEVPETALRLPEAKWPLALNAHLPEDIRVLSVRRCAPDFHARFQARGKQYRYFVWNHPAHHPLLRHLTWHVPRPLELAPMREAARYFLGRHDFRSFAANRNYEVENTVRTITRLDIRRAGPQWTFIIEGDGFLYKMCRGMVGTLVQVGLGRIPPEAIPAMLKQRDRRVAGMTAPAHGLVLWKVFYGRAPADLPAAGTTAAARES comes from the coding sequence ATGAGCGTGTCCGGTGTGGTCAAATTCAAACTGGTCATTGCCTACGAGGGCACCCGCTATCAGGGGTGGCAGGTGCAGAAGATCGGGGTGGGGGTGCAGCAGAAAGTGGAGGAGGCCTTCGCCCGGCTGCTACCCGCGCCAGTGCGGGTGCACGGGTCCAGCCGCACGGATACGGGGGTGCATGCCGTGGGCATGGTGGCCCATGTGGAGGTGCCGGAGACGGCGCTGCGCCTGCCGGAGGCCAAATGGCCGCTGGCCCTCAATGCGCATCTGCCGGAGGACATCCGGGTGTTGAGCGTGCGGCGGTGCGCGCCGGATTTTCACGCGCGCTTTCAGGCGCGGGGCAAGCAGTATCGGTATTTTGTGTGGAATCATCCGGCGCATCATCCGTTGTTGCGGCATTTGACGTGGCATGTGCCGCGGCCGCTGGAGCTGGCGCCCATGCGGGAGGCGGCGCGTTATTTTCTGGGCCGGCATGATTTCCGCTCCTTTGCGGCGAACCGCAACTATGAGGTGGAAAACACGGTGCGGACGATTACGCGGCTGGACATTCGCCGGGCCGGGCCGCAGTGGACGTTTATCATCGAGGGGGATGGTTTTTTGTATAAAATGTGCCGGGGCATGGTGGGGACGCTGGTGCAGGTGGGGCTGGGACGCATCCCGCCGGAGGCCATTCCGGCCATGCTCAAGCAGCGGGATCGGCGCGTGGCGGGCATGACGGCTCCCGCGCACGGGCTGGTGCTGTGGAAGGTGTTTTATGGGCGCGCGCCGGCGGATCTGCCCGCCGCCGGCACGACAGCGGCGGCCAGAGAAAGTTGA
- a CDS encoding sigma-54 dependent transcriptional regulator — MYRLLLIDDEADVQYSFRRLFEGPEVEVATASSGEEGLRLIPRLKPDLVLMDVRMAGMSGLETLRRLRQTDARLPVIIMTAYGTTQTAIEAMKLGAYDYLLKPFDVPKLKEVVAAALRASQAMRQAVSLETSLSAEDVATGMVGRSAAMQEVFKLIGQLAASDATVLITGESGTGKELAARAIYSHSRRAQQPFLAINCAAIPETLLESELFGHEKGAFTGATTQRIGKFEQCHHGTLFLDEIGDMSPATQTKILRVLQSGEFERVGGNQTVKVDVRVIAATNRPLERAVAEKNFREDLFYRLNVVRLHLPPLRERKEDLPLLVEFFLRKLARAAGRPRPGVAPETLALLAQHDWPGNVRELENVMQRALVVAKGDTLLPEDLPAELRGGGGVAPRAVPATPGPAAPAAAAPPAPAGAGEVAALVRALFDWARQDPRRRLLPAVERELVLQALRETGGNQVQAARLLGMTRATLRKRMERYGIRRQISVE, encoded by the coding sequence ATGTACCGGCTGTTGCTCATAGACGACGAGGCGGACGTGCAGTACTCCTTCCGGCGGTTGTTTGAAGGGCCGGAGGTGGAGGTGGCCACCGCCTCCAGCGGCGAGGAAGGCTTGCGCCTCATTCCGCGGCTCAAACCGGACCTGGTGCTGATGGATGTGCGCATGGCCGGCATGAGCGGGCTGGAGACGCTGCGCCGGCTGCGGCAGACGGACGCGCGGCTGCCGGTCATCATCATGACCGCCTACGGGACCACCCAGACGGCGATCGAGGCGATGAAGCTGGGGGCGTATGATTATCTGCTCAAGCCGTTTGACGTGCCCAAGCTCAAGGAGGTGGTGGCGGCGGCGTTGCGGGCCTCGCAGGCCATGCGGCAGGCGGTGAGCCTGGAGACGAGTCTTTCGGCCGAGGATGTGGCCACGGGCATGGTGGGGCGCAGCGCGGCGATGCAGGAGGTGTTCAAGCTCATCGGGCAACTGGCGGCCTCGGATGCCACGGTGCTGATCACCGGCGAGAGCGGCACGGGGAAGGAGCTGGCGGCGCGCGCGATTTACAGCCACAGCCGCCGGGCGCAGCAGCCGTTTCTGGCCATCAACTGCGCCGCCATACCGGAGACGCTGCTGGAGAGCGAGCTGTTCGGGCATGAGAAAGGCGCGTTCACCGGCGCAACGACGCAGCGCATTGGCAAGTTTGAGCAATGCCATCACGGCACCCTGTTTCTGGATGAAATTGGCGACATGAGCCCCGCCACGCAGACGAAGATTTTGCGGGTGCTGCAATCGGGGGAGTTTGAGCGGGTGGGCGGCAACCAGACGGTGAAGGTGGATGTGCGGGTGATTGCCGCCACCAACCGGCCGCTGGAGCGGGCGGTGGCGGAAAAGAATTTCCGGGAGGATTTGTTTTACCGGCTGAACGTGGTGCGGCTGCATCTGCCGCCGCTGCGGGAGCGGAAGGAGGATCTGCCGCTGCTGGTGGAGTTTTTTTTGCGCAAACTGGCGCGGGCGGCGGGGCGGCCGCGGCCGGGCGTGGCGCCGGAGACGCTGGCGCTGCTGGCGCAGCATGACTGGCCGGGCAACGTGCGCGAGCTGGAGAACGTCATGCAGCGGGCACTGGTGGTGGCCAAGGGGGACACGCTGCTGCCGGAGGATTTGCCGGCCGAGCTGCGGGGCGGGGGGGGCGTCGCCCCGCGGGCGGTGCCCGCAACGCCCGGGCCGGCCGCGCCGGCGGCAGCCGCCCCGCCGGCCCCGGCGGGGGCGGGGGAGGTGGCGGCGCTGGTGCGGGCGCTGTTTGACTGGGCGCGGCAGGATCCGCGGCGGCGGCTGCTGCCGGCGGTGGAGCGGGAGCTGGTGTTGCAGGCTCTGCGGGAGACGGGCGGCAACCAGGTGCAGGCGGCCCGGCTGCTGGGCATGACGCGCGCCACGCTGCGCAAGCGCATGGAGCGTTACGGCATTCGCCGGCAGATTTCGGTGGAATAA
- the groL gene encoding chaperonin GroEL (60 kDa chaperone family; promotes refolding of misfolded polypeptides especially under stressful conditions; forms two stacked rings of heptamers to form a barrel-shaped 14mer; ends can be capped by GroES; misfolded proteins enter the barrel where they are refolded when GroES binds), with the protein MAAKQLLFDDQARQAILRGVTKLSKAVTATLGPKGRNVVLDKKFGSPTVTKDGVTVAKEIELECPFENMGAQMVREVASKTSDTAGDGTTTATILAEAIYREGLKFVTAGGNPIGIQRGIAKAVDAAVQQLDKIAKKVKDKEEIKQVATVSANWDTAIGEIIADAMDKVGKDGTITVEEAKSIETTLEVVEGMQFDKGYLSPYFVTNAETMECKLEDPYILVYEKKISSLKDLLPLLEKVAKVGKPLLIIAEEVEGEALATLVVNKLRGVLNVCAVKAPGFGDRRKAMCEDIAILTGGKFISEDLGIKLENVEISDLGRAKSVVVDKENTTIVEGCGKTADIQGRVNQIRRQIEETTSDYDREKLQERLAKLAGGVAVINVGAATETEMKEKKARVEDALHATRAAVEEGIVAGGGVALIRCQAAIAAVKGDNEDEQIGVDIVKRAVEYPLRALADNAGVQGEVVVEEVKRRKGNEGYNVATGVYEDLVKAGVVDPKKVTRTALQNAASIAGLLLTTECLVTEIPEKKEKPAAGGHGMGGDMDY; encoded by the coding sequence ATGGCAGCAAAACAACTTCTGTTCGACGATCAAGCCCGGCAGGCCATCCTCCGGGGTGTCACCAAGCTCTCCAAGGCCGTCACGGCCACCCTCGGCCCCAAGGGCCGCAACGTGGTGCTCGACAAAAAATTTGGCTCCCCCACCGTCACCAAGGACGGTGTGACCGTGGCCAAGGAAATCGAGCTGGAGTGCCCGTTTGAAAACATGGGCGCCCAGATGGTGCGTGAAGTCGCCAGCAAGACCAGCGACACCGCCGGCGACGGCACCACCACCGCCACCATCCTCGCCGAGGCCATCTACCGCGAAGGCCTCAAGTTCGTCACCGCCGGCGGCAACCCCATCGGCATCCAGCGCGGCATTGCCAAGGCGGTGGACGCCGCCGTGCAGCAGCTCGACAAAATCGCCAAGAAGGTGAAGGACAAGGAGGAGATCAAGCAGGTGGCCACCGTCTCGGCCAACTGGGACACGGCCATCGGCGAAATCATCGCCGACGCCATGGACAAGGTGGGCAAGGACGGCACCATCACCGTCGAGGAGGCCAAGTCCATCGAAACCACCCTCGAAGTGGTCGAAGGCATGCAGTTCGACAAGGGCTACCTGTCGCCCTACTTCGTCACCAATGCCGAGACCATGGAGTGCAAGCTCGAAGACCCCTACATCCTGGTCTATGAGAAGAAGATCAGCAGCCTCAAAGACCTCCTCCCGCTGCTCGAGAAGGTCGCCAAGGTCGGCAAGCCGCTGTTGATCATCGCCGAGGAAGTCGAGGGCGAGGCCCTGGCCACCCTGGTGGTCAACAAGCTGCGCGGCGTGCTCAACGTCTGCGCCGTCAAGGCCCCAGGCTTCGGCGATCGCCGCAAAGCCATGTGCGAGGACATCGCCATCCTCACCGGCGGCAAGTTCATCAGCGAAGACCTCGGCATCAAGCTCGAAAATGTGGAAATCTCCGACCTCGGCCGCGCCAAGAGCGTGGTGGTGGACAAGGAGAACACCACCATCGTCGAGGGCTGTGGCAAAACCGCCGACATCCAGGGCCGCGTCAACCAGATCCGCCGCCAGATCGAGGAAACCACCTCCGATTATGACCGCGAGAAACTGCAGGAGCGCCTGGCCAAGCTGGCTGGCGGCGTGGCCGTCATCAATGTCGGCGCCGCCACCGAGACCGAGATGAAGGAGAAGAAGGCCCGCGTGGAAGACGCGCTCCATGCCACCCGCGCCGCGGTGGAGGAAGGCATCGTCGCCGGCGGTGGGGTGGCGCTCATCCGCTGCCAGGCCGCCATTGCCGCCGTCAAGGGCGACAATGAGGACGAGCAAATCGGCGTGGACATTGTCAAACGCGCCGTCGAATACCCGCTCCGCGCCCTGGCCGACAACGCCGGCGTGCAGGGCGAAGTGGTGGTCGAGGAAGTCAAACGCCGCAAGGGCAACGAAGGGTACAACGTGGCCACCGGCGTGTATGAGGACCTCGTGAAGGCCGGCGTGGTGGATCCCAAGAAGGTCACCCGCACCGCGCTGCAAAACGCGGCCTCCATCGCCGGGCTGCTCCTCACCACCGAGTGCCTCGTCACCGAGATCCCGGAGAAGAAGGAAAAGCCGGCCGCTGGCGGGCACGGCATGGGCGGTGACATGGATTATTAA
- a CDS encoding co-chaperone GroES: MAVKVKPLGDRVLVEPVEEKEVKKGGIIIPDTAKEKPMEAVVVALGTGKTDDNGKKIPFEVKVGDHVLTSKYGGTEIKLDDKEYKILNSDDILAVLE; encoded by the coding sequence ATGGCAGTCAAAGTGAAACCTCTCGGGGACCGTGTTCTGGTGGAACCGGTGGAAGAGAAAGAAGTGAAAAAGGGCGGGATCATCATCCCCGACACCGCCAAGGAAAAACCCATGGAAGCGGTGGTCGTGGCCCTGGGCACCGGCAAAACCGACGACAACGGCAAAAAAATCCCCTTTGAGGTCAAAGTGGGCGATCATGTCCTGACCAGCAAGTATGGCGGGACGGAAATCAAACTGGACGACAAGGAATACAAGATCCTCAACTCGGACGACATCCTTGCCGTGTTGGAATAA
- the dnaK gene encoding molecular chaperone DnaK: protein MAKVLGIDLGTTNSCMAVMEGGEPVVLENSEGKRTTPSVVAFTKSGERLVGEAAKRQAVTNPRNTIFSIKRFMGRKYDEVQEEIKRVPYKVVRAANGDAHVEVEVDGKPKTFSPPEISAMILAKLKADAEMRLGEPITQAVITVPAYFNDSQRQATKDAGRIAGLEVLRIINEPTAASLAYGLDKKKDERIAVYDLGGGTFDISVLEIGDGVFEVKATNGDTHLGGDDWDNRIMDWVLDTFKKDTGIDLRKQPDALQRIKEEAEKAKIALSSAQEYEINLPFITADATGPKHISMKLTRAKMEQLCDDLFERTVIPVRNCFKDAGITPEQVDELVLVGGMTRMPRVVETARRLVNKTPHQGVNPDEVVAVGAAIQGGVLKGEVKDVLLLDVTPLSLGIETMGKVFTKMIERNTTIPTRKSEIFSTASDNQPAVTIRVAQGERPMFDDNKLLGQFDLVDIPPAPRGVPQIEVTFDIDANGILSVSAKDLGTGKQHSIKITPSSGLTKEEVERMRRDAEAHAEEDRRRREEVEARNEADSTIYRTEKMLRDHGDKIPAGEKAKIESAISALKDALKGKDTAAIRQALEKVIEASSAAWSEVYKAAGAERMKAGAAGGTGEARSSTSSSANEKPGETIIDAEVVDEKKK from the coding sequence ATGGCAAAAGTATTGGGAATTGACCTGGGGACCACCAACTCCTGCATGGCGGTGATGGAAGGCGGGGAGCCGGTGGTATTGGAAAACAGTGAGGGCAAACGGACTACGCCCTCCGTAGTGGCTTTCACCAAATCAGGCGAGCGGCTGGTGGGCGAGGCCGCCAAGCGGCAGGCAGTCACCAACCCGCGCAATACCATTTTCTCCATCAAGCGCTTCATGGGACGGAAGTACGATGAAGTGCAGGAGGAAATCAAGCGGGTGCCCTACAAGGTGGTGCGGGCCGCCAACGGCGACGCCCACGTGGAGGTGGAGGTGGACGGCAAGCCCAAGACGTTCAGTCCGCCGGAAATCTCGGCCATGATCCTGGCCAAACTCAAAGCCGATGCCGAGATGCGGCTGGGCGAGCCGATCACCCAGGCGGTCATCACCGTGCCGGCCTACTTCAACGACTCGCAACGGCAGGCCACCAAGGATGCCGGCCGCATTGCGGGCCTGGAGGTGCTGCGCATCATCAACGAGCCGACGGCCGCCTCCCTGGCCTATGGCCTGGACAAGAAGAAGGACGAGCGGATCGCCGTTTATGACCTGGGCGGCGGCACCTTCGACATCTCGGTGCTGGAAATCGGCGACGGCGTGTTTGAAGTCAAGGCCACCAACGGCGACACCCACCTGGGCGGGGACGACTGGGACAACCGCATCATGGACTGGGTGCTGGACACTTTCAAGAAGGACACCGGCATTGATCTGCGCAAGCAGCCCGACGCCCTGCAGCGCATCAAGGAAGAGGCCGAGAAGGCCAAGATCGCCCTGTCGAGCGCGCAGGAATACGAAATCAACCTGCCCTTCATCACTGCTGACGCCACCGGCCCCAAACACATCAGCATGAAGCTGACCCGGGCCAAAATGGAGCAGTTGTGCGATGACCTCTTCGAGCGCACGGTCATCCCGGTGCGCAACTGCTTCAAGGACGCCGGCATCACGCCGGAGCAGGTGGACGAACTGGTGCTGGTGGGCGGCATGACCCGCATGCCTCGCGTCGTGGAAACCGCCCGGCGGCTGGTCAACAAGACCCCCCACCAGGGCGTCAACCCGGACGAAGTAGTGGCCGTGGGCGCGGCCATCCAGGGCGGCGTGCTCAAGGGCGAAGTCAAGGATGTGTTGCTGCTGGATGTGACGCCCCTGTCCCTGGGCATCGAGACCATGGGCAAGGTGTTCACCAAGATGATCGAGCGCAACACCACCATCCCCACGCGCAAGAGCGAGATCTTCAGCACCGCCTCGGACAACCAGCCCGCGGTCACCATCCGCGTGGCCCAGGGCGAACGGCCCATGTTCGACGACAACAAGCTGCTGGGGCAGTTCGATTTGGTGGACATCCCGCCGGCCCCGCGCGGCGTGCCGCAAATTGAAGTGACCTTTGACATTGACGCCAACGGCATCCTCAGCGTCAGCGCCAAGGACCTGGGCACCGGCAAACAGCACAGCATCAAAATCACGCCCAGCAGCGGCCTCACCAAGGAAGAAGTCGAGCGCATGCGGCGCGACGCCGAGGCCCACGCCGAGGAAGACCGGCGCCGGCGCGAGGAGGTGGAGGCCCGCAACGAGGCCGACTCCACCATCTATCGCACCGAAAAAATGCTGCGCGACCACGGCGACAAAATCCCCGCCGGCGAGAAGGCCAAAATCGAGTCGGCCATCAGCGCCTTGAAGGACGCCTTGAAAGGCAAGGACACCGCGGCCATCCGCCAGGCCCTCGAAAAGGTCATCGAGGCCAGCTCGGCCGCCTGGAGCGAGGTGTACAAGGCGGCGGGCGCCGAGCGGATGAAGGCCGGGGCCGCCGGCGGCACCGGCGAGGCGCGCAGCAGCACCAGCAGCAGCGCCAACGAAAAACCGGGTGAAACCATCATTGATGCCGAAGTGGTGGACGAGAAGAAAAAATAA
- a CDS encoding Rid family hydrolase: MKKKIVSTKLPPTVIYYSPGEQKERAALGLPPSAPAPKGMLKKLPVGRTPILKKAISAPGVLNEAPVYGSAFTRGLRLELPAQYTQLLISGTASVGPNGETLYPGDFRAQLWRTYHNITRLLESEGATWHDVVRTTCYLRDIDRDYAEFNRIRTEFFDALGLDPYPASTGIQAGICRSDLLIEIEAVAILVP, translated from the coding sequence ATGAAGAAGAAAATTGTCAGCACGAAACTGCCTCCGACCGTTATTTATTACAGTCCGGGAGAACAAAAAGAACGAGCGGCGCTGGGTTTGCCGCCGAGCGCGCCGGCGCCCAAGGGGATGCTCAAGAAGCTGCCGGTGGGGCGGACACCGATTTTGAAGAAGGCGATCTCGGCGCCGGGGGTGTTGAACGAGGCGCCGGTATATGGCAGCGCGTTTACGCGGGGGTTGCGGCTGGAATTGCCGGCGCAATACACGCAACTGCTGATCAGCGGGACCGCCAGTGTGGGGCCGAATGGCGAGACGTTGTATCCGGGGGATTTTCGGGCGCAGCTCTGGCGCACCTATCACAACATCACCCGGCTGCTGGAGAGTGAAGGGGCCACCTGGCATGACGTGGTGCGGACGACGTGCTACCTGCGGGACATTGACCGTGATTACGCGGAGTTCAACCGCATTCGGACCGAGTTTTTTGACGCGCTGGGGCTGGATCCCTACCCGGCCAGCACGGGGATTCAGGCGGGGATTTGCCGGAGCGATCTGTTGATTGAGATCGAGGCGGTGGCGATTCTGGTGCCGTAA
- a CDS encoding ribonuclease H-like domain-containing protein has protein sequence MATLVFDIETTALPVEAFDEVQREYLFREAEKLEDEAARAQKRAELEHLMSLYPLTAQVVCIAMLNAESQRGQVLFTAEDYEDDADEAGPVEFVPFPDEGEMLNAFWDVAKHYEQIVTFNGRSFDIPFLYLRSALLNVPISRKDWLGYRFTAEPHCDLAEQLTFYGVSGRDGAARKFNLDFYCKAFGIESPKMQGVTGMDVAALVAAGRYREVAEYCLRDVKATVQLYRVWKERLAGIK, from the coding sequence ATGGCAACGCTGGTGTTTGACATTGAAACCACCGCCCTGCCGGTGGAGGCTTTTGATGAAGTGCAGCGCGAATATTTGTTTCGCGAGGCGGAGAAATTGGAGGACGAAGCGGCGCGGGCCCAGAAGCGGGCCGAGCTGGAGCACCTGATGAGCCTGTATCCGTTGACGGCGCAGGTGGTGTGCATTGCGATGCTCAATGCCGAGAGCCAGCGGGGGCAGGTGCTGTTCACGGCCGAGGATTACGAGGATGACGCCGACGAGGCCGGGCCGGTGGAGTTTGTGCCATTTCCCGACGAGGGGGAGATGCTGAATGCGTTTTGGGATGTGGCCAAACATTATGAGCAAATTGTGACGTTCAACGGCCGCTCCTTTGATATTCCCTTTTTGTATCTGCGCTCCGCGCTGCTCAACGTGCCCATCAGCCGCAAGGACTGGCTGGGGTACCGTTTTACGGCCGAGCCGCATTGTGACCTGGCGGAGCAGCTCACCTTTTATGGGGTCAGCGGGCGCGATGGGGCGGCACGGAAGTTCAATCTGGACTTCTACTGCAAGGCGTTTGGCATCGAAAGCCCCAAGATGCAGGGCGTGACGGGCATGGATGTGGCGGCGCTGGTGGCCGCGGGCCGGTATCGGGAGGTGGCGGAGTATTGCCTGCGGGATGTAAAGGCCACGGTGCAGCTTTACCGGGTGTGGAAGGAGCGCCTGGCGGGCATCAAATGA
- a CDS encoding 6-phosphofructokinase: MAELVGNLLVAQSGGPTSVINASVAGVVTEAGKHEFIEEIYGGMNGILGILNEDLIDLNDEQRRAIEGLRYTPAAALGTCRYKIDFKKKPEKAAKDMDRLFQVFEAHNIRYFFYIGGNDSQDTSHKVHEEAVKRGYEMRVIGVPKTIDNDLPHTDHCPGYGSVIKYNCTTVMEVGIDVGSMATDDGSCCIIEVMGRSAGWIAAGTVLAKRGDPANPPHIILLPEIPFDEDKFVAKVKEVVDAYKYCVVVVGEGVKYPNGEEIGADKTRLDAFGHPVLAGAAEKLKQIVQGRLNTKTRTVLLGYAQRAAAHCASLTDSNNAFAVGEAAVRAAVEGKSGYMVKIVRQVGAGGLIQWSTDLQPLQDIANVEHFLPREWISEDGFMPNEKFVEYALPLIEGEVRPPMEHGLPKYVSLLKNRVEKKLPPRA, encoded by the coding sequence ATGGCTGAATTAGTTGGCAATCTACTGGTGGCCCAGTCGGGCGGGCCTACTTCCGTCATTAATGCCAGCGTGGCGGGGGTGGTGACCGAGGCCGGCAAGCATGAGTTCATCGAGGAAATCTACGGGGGGATGAATGGCATCCTGGGCATCCTCAATGAGGACTTGATTGATTTGAATGACGAGCAACGGCGGGCGATTGAGGGGCTGCGCTATACGCCGGCGGCGGCGCTGGGCACCTGCCGGTACAAGATTGACTTCAAGAAGAAGCCGGAAAAGGCGGCCAAGGACATGGACCGGCTGTTTCAGGTGTTTGAGGCCCATAACATCCGCTACTTTTTCTACATTGGGGGCAACGACTCCCAGGACACCTCCCACAAGGTGCATGAAGAGGCGGTCAAGCGGGGGTACGAGATGCGGGTGATTGGGGTGCCCAAGACGATTGACAACGATCTGCCGCATACCGATCACTGCCCGGGGTATGGGTCGGTCATCAAGTACAACTGCACCACGGTAATGGAGGTGGGGATTGATGTGGGCAGCATGGCCACCGATGACGGCTCCTGCTGCATCATCGAGGTGATGGGCCGCTCGGCGGGGTGGATTGCGGCCGGGACGGTGCTGGCCAAGCGGGGTGATCCGGCCAATCCGCCGCATATCATTTTGCTGCCGGAAATTCCGTTCGATGAGGATAAATTCGTTGCCAAGGTGAAGGAAGTGGTGGACGCCTACAAGTATTGCGTGGTGGTGGTGGGCGAGGGCGTGAAATACCCGAATGGCGAGGAAATTGGGGCGGACAAGACGCGCCTGGACGCATTTGGCCATCCGGTGCTGGCGGGGGCGGCGGAGAAGCTCAAGCAGATTGTGCAGGGCCGGCTGAACACCAAGACGCGGACGGTGCTGCTGGGCTACGCGCAGCGGGCGGCGGCGCATTGCGCCAGCCTGACCGACTCGAACAACGCGTTTGCCGTGGGAGAAGCCGCGGTGCGTGCGGCGGTGGAGGGCAAGAGCGGGTACATGGTGAAGATTGTGCGCCAGGTGGGGGCTGGTGGCCTGATTCAATGGAGCACGGATCTGCAGCCGTTGCAGGATATTGCCAACGTGGAGCATTTCCTGCCGCGGGAATGGATCAGCGAGGACGGCTTCATGCCCAACGAGAAATTTGTGGAGTACGCCCTGCCGCTCATTGAGGGCGAGGTGCGGCCGCCGATGGAGCATGGCCTGCCGAAGTATGTGAGCCTGCTCAAGAATCGCGTGGAGAAGAAACTTCCGCCGCGGGCGTAG
- a CDS encoding PQQ-binding-like beta-propeller repeat protein → MMIQPHTIHRLYHWMLATALTALTLPAADWPAYRGPQGNGITPETLNPWPASGPKVLWKVPTPRGFSSFSVAGGRVYTQLVSEEQGGAVEQLVALDANTGKVLWRFDIGPGIYDRGGDDGAPDNRGGDGPRSTPTVSGNRVYVFSQDLVLSCVDAATGKKVWSKDILKEFQGRNIGWKSAMSPVVDGDFVFVAGGGQGASMLAFNKNTGQLLWKTGNERITHATPVVATIHGVRQIIYFMQSGLVAVSVVDGRELWRFPYKFNVSTAASPVVCDDIVYCSAGYGVGGGACRITKEGQQFKATPLWQVPGDTKLANHWSTPVYKDGHLYGMFSFKQYGRGPLKCVDVKTGEIKWEKPGFGAGHIILAGNKLVALADDGHVVLVEPSPTAYKELARYKAVSGKCWTTPALSNGRLYVRSTVEGVCLDVK, encoded by the coding sequence ATGATGATCCAACCACATACGATACATCGGCTGTATCACTGGATGCTTGCCACCGCCCTGACCGCCCTGACCCTCCCTGCGGCGGACTGGCCCGCCTACCGCGGCCCCCAGGGCAATGGCATCACCCCGGAAACCTTGAATCCCTGGCCCGCCAGCGGCCCCAAAGTGCTCTGGAAAGTCCCCACCCCCCGCGGCTTCAGCTCCTTTTCCGTGGCCGGGGGCCGGGTCTATACCCAGCTCGTAAGCGAGGAACAGGGCGGCGCGGTGGAACAATTGGTGGCCTTGGACGCCAACACCGGCAAGGTCCTCTGGCGCTTTGACATCGGCCCCGGCATCTATGACCGAGGCGGTGACGATGGCGCCCCGGACAATCGCGGCGGCGACGGCCCCCGCTCCACCCCCACCGTCAGCGGCAACCGGGTGTACGTCTTCTCCCAGGACCTCGTGCTGAGCTGCGTGGATGCCGCCACCGGCAAAAAAGTCTGGAGCAAGGACATCCTCAAAGAGTTTCAAGGCCGCAACATCGGCTGGAAAAGCGCCATGTCCCCCGTGGTGGACGGCGATTTTGTCTTTGTGGCCGGCGGCGGCCAGGGCGCATCCATGCTCGCCTTCAACAAAAACACCGGCCAACTGCTCTGGAAAACCGGCAATGAACGCATCACCCATGCCACGCCCGTCGTGGCCACGATTCACGGCGTCCGCCAGATCATCTATTTCATGCAAAGCGGGCTCGTCGCCGTGTCCGTGGTGGACGGACGCGAGCTGTGGCGTTTCCCCTACAAGTTCAACGTCTCCACCGCCGCCTCCCCGGTGGTTTGCGATGACATCGTTTATTGCTCCGCCGGTTATGGCGTGGGCGGCGGCGCCTGCCGCATCACCAAAGAAGGCCAGCAGTTCAAAGCCACGCCGCTGTGGCAGGTGCCGGGCGACACCAAGCTGGCCAATCATTGGAGCACCCCCGTGTACAAGGACGGCCACCTCTACGGCATGTTCAGTTTCAAACAGTACGGGCGCGGCCCTTTGAAATGCGTGGATGTTAAAACCGGCGAAATCAAATGGGAAAAACCCGGCTTCGGCGCCGGCCACATCATCCTGGCCGGCAACAAACTGGTGGCCCTGGCCGACGATGGCCACGTGGTGTTGGTGGAGCCTTCCCCCACCGCCTACAAGGAGCTGGCACGCTACAAAGCCGTCAGCGGCAAGTGCTGGACCACGCCCGCCCTGAGCAACGGCCGGCTCTACGTCCGCAGCACCGTCGAAGGGGTGTGCCTGGACGTCAAATAA